In Bacillus weihaiensis, the genomic stretch TGAGCATTTGTTCGGGTTCACAAACAAAATTGCTAGGTAAAGGAGAGATTCCAATTAGTTTGACTGAGAATAAAAGAGAAGAATCAGCTCCATTTAGTAAGTCAATCTCGTATTATTTCTTCTTAAATCGATTTTTCGTACTCCCATAAATGAGCGCAAACACAATGAATCCAATCAGAAGGAGTAGTCCGAACAGTAACAAAATCTGACGATCAACTATGTCACTTAATCCAAAGAGTAACAGGCTAAAGCTTATACCGTACATGATTTTACCCATAAATTTACACAATGCTTTCTCATCAAATTTTGCCTTCTCCTCATCCGATAATGTGTTATAGCCAGCAAGTAAAAAGGCACTTTTTCCTCTAGAAAAATAGAAGGCAAAGATGTGAAAAGGAATGGTGATAAGAATATGTATGACTGCGTTTATCATCTTCTATCCTCCTGGAATGGTCCTAGTATTATGTTGGAATTATCGACAAATTTCCTCCCAGTCATCCCAGGCTTCTAAGTATTCTTGGAAATCACTTGGATGGTGTTTTAAACATTTGGCTAATCTTAGATAAAGAACAATTAGTACTTCTTCGTATAATTTCTCTTGGCTTATTTGCTTGGTACATGTTAAAAGAGTGGCAGATTATCTGAACATGTCTCAACGGAAAAGACCGAAAGGCTTATGGAGATTGTCAATCACTATTGATTCTATTTCATGGATATAAAGGTGAAGCGTACCCCTTAAAGTAAAGAATTCAAACGTTGAACCTCCTGTGGTAACACGTATCTTCATCCAAAAAAATAGGGAGCGATAACTTCAAATCCTTATCTATTTACATAATTACATGTAAAATTTACAAAGTGGAAAGGATTAAAGGTATTTTCCCTGAATTAGAGGTGTGAATATTATGAGAATGGAAGTATATGAATTAAATTCAGTAGACGAAATTGAGTTAAAATTTGCTGTCTATCTTCTAATAGCCTACAATAATTTCCCATAAAATCATCCTAATAATGTAAAATATTCTTTAATGCTTCAACTGAATTTTTAGTGAAGTATACCTAATAACACGTGATTATTCTTTATATTAAACATAATTTTCGGAGGTGGATTTATTGAATAAACTTCTCGTTTTTTATGACAGTTGGTGCCCTTTATGTGTAGGTGTAAAGGAAAACATACAAAAATTTGACTGGTTTAAAAACGTATCATTTATTTCAATTAGAGATTCACTTGATATTGATATATCAGTTGAAAAATTATCGAAAGAAATGCACGCTATAAACAAGAATGGAAATGTTTTTGTTGGTATTGATGCTATAGCAGAAATTTCATTTAGAATCCCTATTTACTTTCCAATATGGCTACCTCTTAAAATTATAAGTAAGTTTAAATTTGGACTTAAAATTTATAAATATATAGCTAATAATAGAAAGATAGTACCAGTAAACCACTGTAATGATAAATGCTCAATAAACTCTTCAAATTGAAAAAAGAAGAATCTGTTATTACGTTTTTTCACTTATATTAGTAGGATAATTATGGAGGTAATATAATATGGGTCTTATTATCATGTCATGCGTAATCGTTCTTTTTATAGTTATGGGTATAATATTTTCCAATGGTAAAGGGGCATTTTTAATAGCTGGTTATAACACAATGTCTAAGGAAGAAAAAGAAAAATATGATTCAGTGGCTTTATGTAAATTTATGGGTAAGTTAATGTTCGCATTATCTTTTGCAATGGTCTTTTGGTTACTAGCAATAATATACAGCACAAATATTTTATTTGTTGTAGGATTTATCTTATTTTTTATATTTCTTGTATTTGGCTTAATTTATATTGGTTCATCAGGAAAATTTCAAAGTAAAAAATAAGTATATATTTTTCATAATAAAAACCTTTCAGAGGTAAATAGAGGAGGACGACCATAGAATGTATCAGAAGGAGTGTTTAAATCACTTCTTCTATGGCATAAAACTATACCTATATGTTGGATAATACCTTCAAAGGTTCTCCCTGTGACTTAATAACACTTTAATTAGTTATCTCATACTAAATTAAAAGGAGTGAAATGTTCTTAAAAACATTCACTCCCCTTAGTATTTATTCATTATCCATTAAAATTGCAACTCTACAATTATCCGGATTTTTACGTTTCTCTAATTTTCTTTTATAGGCACTAGTTGTGTAGTAGTAGATAGTCTCTGCCGCCACATTTAAAGTTTCAGCACACTCTTTTGCTGTTCCTATTGCTAACAGATCTTCTCCTTTATATACAGCATATTCCTTCATTTCTCCACGCTCCTAATGTATCTTCTTAGTCTTTTCAAAAACTCCAATCAGTTAATTGTTTAAACACTAACTGCATAACGTGAACGATCTGCACACATCTCAGGTAAGTTTGCCCTGACTAATGCATCAGCAAATGGTGGTGGAACACTATTTCCTACTCTTCGAATCTGGTCCGATTTTGTACCAGTTCGAATATAATTACTAGGAAATCCTTGTCCTGCAAAAAGTTCATGTGGTTGAAGCATTCTAAGTCCTATATCCGTTACCTGGTGACCATTTGTTCTGACTGCTGTAAGTGCAAAGCGGTCTTTTGTTGTAATGGTGTGTAAAGGCTCCCTCAATCCTTGAGCAGTACTTTGTCCGTAATACTTCGTTAGAAATGCGGTGACTAGCCCAAAACGATTACCACCTGCAGTAATTGTGTGTAATGGAGTATCCAAAGATAACCCTCTCACTTCTTTTTCTGATTGCTCTGTATAGTAGCTGATTAGAAAGGCTGCTTTATGTTCCTCTTGTACCATAAATGGCTTATCATTATTAATGATAAACCGCTCTAACCCTTTTTGTATCCGATGTAGGGTATTTTTCACTAATGGTTTCTTACGATCAAATATTGATGGTGCACCAATGCTCCAATCAATAATTTCTGATGATGTTCTCCAAGGCTTTAGCTTTCCTAATTGGACAGCTAGACTTCTAGGATCTCCATGAGTTGGTTCTGGCCACACAATCTTTTTACCATCACATCTTGCAATCATGAAAAAGCGTTTCCTTATAGTAGGTGCTCCATAATCACACGCTTGTAACTCTTTAAACTCAACTTCATATCCTAGTGATTTCAATGATTTTATGAAACTATTGAAAGTAGCACCTTTTAATTCTTTAACAGGTTGTCCATTTTCAATTGGTCCCCAATCCTTGAATTCCTCTACATTTTCTAGCATAATCACTCGTGGTTTTACTGCGAGTGCCCACTTAACTGCAATCCAAGCCAGTCCTCGTATCTCCTGTTTTACAGGTTTCCCACCCTTCGCCTTACTATGATGGGTACAGTCAGGGCTGAACCATGCAAGACCAACTTTCCTACCTCTGCAAGCTTCTCTTGGATCTACATCCCATACACTTTCACAATAGTGCTCCGTATCTGGATGATTCAATTTATGCATTTGAATAGCAGCTGGATCATGATTAATAGCAATATCTACTGATAAGCCTGTAGCCATTTCAATTCCTGTAGAAGCACCGCCTCCACCAGCAAAATTATCGACTATAATTTCTCTAAATAAATTGAGTTGCATGTTTATCCTCCTTCCTTTCACACTCTCAAATATTTAAGGGTTCAAAGCGAAAACTGTATCCTTCACAACATTCTTCATTTTCATTCAAATTCTGAACATAGCCACAACCGTTGCAAAGCACAACATATGGTGTTCCATCTTCACCTTTGCCCACAAATTCATTAGGGGTCTTAATCCATTTGATTAATTCATTTTCACTTTCACCATTACTCACCAAATTAGTTGGCTCCTTATATCCACGTCCATGCTCAATTTCTTGAATGGAGTTATTAATCCACTTACTGATATCATATTCATCAAAACTCTTCTCAAATGGATAATTGTTAATACTTTTCAACTCATTGATTTCTTTATCAAAAATTCTCACTAGTTCTAAATAAGCTCGTTCAAAATTTTTCAAAGCTAAAATAGTGCTATTCATTAAAAATCGCTCCCTTTATGACAATAAAAAAAGTAGTTCGGTATAGATAATGATCTACTCCAAACTACTCAATTACTCTGCTATTTCTAACAGAGACTCTCACTCTAATTAAGATTTATTTATTCAAGCAACAGATACTTCTCTACTACTTGTTCCCATTCTTTAGTGTCTATAACTGCTAGTTCAAGAGGTCGGCCAAAGATTTCCTCGAGTACACCTTGAACAATGCTTCGATTAGAAACCTTTTCTAATAGCTTCACTTGAGGTTTAGCACCCATCACAACAACAATATGTGAATCACTAACTGCTAGAACCTGCCCCTCTCTAAATAAAGCTAAAACTGACATACGCTCCTGCTTGATCGTATCATGTACAAGTTGTTGCTTGTCATAATACTCTTTTCGATATTCCTTTTTCGCAACAGCAAGGATTTTCAATACACGATTTCCTTTATCGGAAAGTGTAATTTCCTTTTGCTCTTGGTTTTCTGGATTATCTGATACTGGAGGAATATTGTCTTCTTCGCCCTCTAGAGGTGGTGGAACTAAGCCATCAGAAGCTGGAATGTTTTCATCAACGACATTAATGTAATCAGCTCCATTTTCCATATCCTTTTGAACTTGATCAAGGAATGTAAAACCCTCATGACTATCGTTATTTGTTTCCATTTCAGGTTTCTCTTCTACTTTAGAGGGCTCTTGTCTAGATTCTTCACTTCCACTCTTCAGCTCATTTTCAAATGCTGAGAGTAAATCAAATAATCCTCCAGACTCCCTGATACTAATTCTTCAGTTTTAGGTTGGTCATTATTAATCTTTTCTTCTTTAACAACCTCATTTTTAGTCTCTTGTTCCTGTACTGGTTCTGATTCTTTCACATCATTAGCATTTACCACTTTCGTACCATTCATTTCATGGCAGAATGCGTCTAAATCATTATCAACAAAGTGCTATTTATAAGGGTAAGTGGGTTTATGTTAGGAATAAAGAAAGATCAACGTGGGAAATTCCAGGTGGTCATAGGGAACAGGGAGAAACTATCAAGGAGACAGCAATAAGAGAGTTGTTTGAAGAAACTGGTTGTATTGATGTTCATTTAACGCCAATTTGCGATTATTCAATTGGTGATTCAGTTACTAAC encodes the following:
- a CDS encoding DUF3784 domain-containing protein, with translation MINAVIHILITIPFHIFAFYFSRGKSAFLLAGYNTLSDEEKAKFDEKALCKFMGKIMYGISFSLLLFGLSDIVDRQILLLFGLLLLIGFIVFALIYGSTKNRFKKK
- a CDS encoding thiol-disulfide oxidoreductase DCC family protein; its protein translation is MNKLLVFYDSWCPLCVGVKENIQKFDWFKNVSFISIRDSLDIDISVEKLSKEMHAINKNGNVFVGIDAIAEISFRIPIYFPIWLPLKIISKFKFGLKIYKYIANNRKIVPVNHCNDKCSINSSN
- a CDS encoding DUF3784 domain-containing protein yields the protein MGLIIMSCVIVLFIVMGIIFSNGKGAFLIAGYNTMSKEEKEKYDSVALCKFMGKLMFALSFAMVFWLLAIIYSTNILFVVGFILFFIFLVFGLIYIGSSGKFQSKK
- a CDS encoding DNA cytosine methyltransferase, whose amino-acid sequence is MQLNLFREIIVDNFAGGGGASTGIEMATGLSVDIAINHDPAAIQMHKLNHPDTEHYCESVWDVDPREACRGRKVGLAWFSPDCTHHSKAKGGKPVKQEIRGLAWIAVKWALAVKPRVIMLENVEEFKDWGPIENGQPVKELKGATFNSFIKSLKSLGYEVEFKELQACDYGAPTIRKRFFMIARCDGKKIVWPEPTHGDPRSLAVQLGKLKPWRTSSEIIDWSIGAPSIFDRKKPLVKNTLHRIQKGLERFIINNDKPFMVQEEHKAAFLISYYTEQSEKEVRGLSLDTPLHTITAGGNRFGLVTAFLTKYYGQSTAQGLREPLHTITTKDRFALTAVRTNGHQVTDIGLRMLQPHELFAGQGFPSNYIRTGTKSDQIRRVGNSVPPPFADALVRANLPEMCADRSRYAVSV
- a CDS encoding NUDIX hydrolase; its protein translation is MRLNHYQQSAIYKGKWVYVRNKERSTWEIPGGHREQGETIKETAIRELFEETGCIDVHLTPICDYSIGDSVTNTYGRLYLGRIKEMGLLPASEIGEMILFDGLPNNLTYSKIQPILYDRTLDYIKNCEAIYLK